The segment GACTATAATCGGACCACCGATAGCCAACCAATCCGTTGTTGGGATCGGGCGATCCACAAACCGAATCGCGGGAGCTCATGAACGCTCAGGCTGCTACCGTCGCGCTCGTCAACCGGCTCAAGTTCAAACACCTTGCGCTGCTCGTCGCGCTCGACGATGCGCGCAACGTCCATCTGGCCGCCGAAGCGATCAACGTTGCCCAACCGAGCGCGAGCCGGATGTTGGGCGACATCGAGGAGGCCTTCGGCTTCCGCCTCTTCGAGCGCAACGCGCGCGGCATCGAACCCACCGCACTCGGAGCCGCCACACTGGCCTACGCCCGCCGCGCGCTAGCCGAACTCACGCGCTTTGCGGAAGACCTCGAGGTCAAGCGCAAGGGCGGCCACGGGCAGCTCACCGTCGGCGCGATCATGGGCGCCGCGCCAGACCTGCTCGCCACCGCCGTCGCCACCCTCAAAACCGAACGCCCGCTCTTGAACGTGCGCGTGCTCGGCGAAACGAGCGACCAGCTCGTGCAATTGCTGCACCGCCGCGAGGTCGATCTCGCGCTGGGCCGTCTCACGACGCCCCTCGCCCATAACGACTTCCATTTCGAGCCTCTCGCGCGCGAAACGCTGACGCTCGTCGTTCGCGTGCGCCATCCGCTCGCGAACACCCGACGCGTCACGCTGCGCGAGCTGATGGACTGGCCGTGGGTAGCCCAACCCGTCACCTCGCCGGCGCGCATCCTCTTCGAGGAAGAACTCGCGCGCGCGGGCCTGGCTACGCCGGCCAACCTGACCGAATGCGCATCGATCTTCGCCACGCTGCAACTGCTCGAAAAATACGACGCCGTCGCCATGCTGCCCGAATCGGTCGTGCGCGACCACGTGCGGGGTAATCTGCTCGTGCCACTGCCGCTCGAGATCGGCAAAAGTCTGCCCGGGTTCGGCATACTCACGCGCAAGGCAGAACCGCTCAACGAGCCGGCCGAACATTTCGTCGGCCTGCTGCGGCGCTTCTCTCAACCGCTGGCCGCCGAGCAGTTCGCCGTTCATGATCGCAATACCCCTTCGCTGCCGATCTACTGAAGATTGACGAAGAGCCCGCCATCGACGAGCAGCGCGGCCCCCGTCACATAGCGCGCGCGGTCCGAAGCCAGAAAGACGACACACTCCGCCACATCCTCGGGCGCGCCGAGGCGGCCGAGCGGGATGCGCTTCTCGAAGTACGCGCGCTTGCTTTCGTCGGCCAGATCCTCGGCATTCAGATCCGTTGCGATCGTACCCGGCATCACCGAATTGCAGCGAATGCCATAAGGACCCAATGCAATCGCGCACGACTGCATGAGCGAGTGCACACCCGCCTTGGTCGGCGTGTAATGCGTCTGCAAGGCGCCGCCCACCAGTGCGCTGATCGAACTCGTCGCGACGATCGAGCCGCCCGTACCCTGCTCTTTCATTTGCCGCGCCACGGCCTGCGTGACGTAGAACGCACCGTTCAGATTGACACCGATCGTGCGCTCGAGGACCGAAGGCGGCATATCGAGGAATGCATGAAACGGGCAGATGCCGGCATTGCTGGCGAGCACGTCCACCTTGCCGAACGCCTCGACGGTCTGGCGCACGAGATCGATGCCCGTTTGCGGCGCGGCGACATTTCCCTCCACGGCAATGACGCGGCGGCCGAGCGATTCGACCTCGGCCGTCGCCTCCGCGATGGCCGAACGCCGTCCGTACG is part of the Trinickia caryophylli genome and harbors:
- a CDS encoding LysR family transcriptional regulator, translating into MNAQAATVALVNRLKFKHLALLVALDDARNVHLAAEAINVAQPSASRMLGDIEEAFGFRLFERNARGIEPTALGAATLAYARRALAELTRFAEDLEVKRKGGHGQLTVGAIMGAAPDLLATAVATLKTERPLLNVRVLGETSDQLVQLLHRREVDLALGRLTTPLAHNDFHFEPLARETLTLVVRVRHPLANTRRVTLRELMDWPWVAQPVTSPARILFEEELARAGLATPANLTECASIFATLQLLEKYDAVAMLPESVVRDHVRGNLLVPLPLEIGKSLPGFGILTRKAEPLNEPAEHFVGLLRRFSQPLAAEQFAVHDRNTPSLPIY
- a CDS encoding SDR family NAD(P)-dependent oxidoreductase, whose protein sequence is MLLENKVVIVTGGSRGIGRAIAVACAREGADVAINYWGDNDASYGRRSAIAEATAEVESLGRRVIAVEGNVAAPQTGIDLVRQTVEAFGKVDVLASNAGICPFHAFLDMPPSVLERTIGVNLNGAFYVTQAVARQMKEQGTGGSIVATSSISALVGGALQTHYTPTKAGVHSLMQSCAIALGPYGIRCNSVMPGTIATDLNAEDLADESKRAYFEKRIPLGRLGAPEDVAECVVFLASDRARYVTGAALLVDGGLFVNLQ